From the genome of Haloterrigena sp. KLK7, one region includes:
- a CDS encoding proline dehydrogenase family protein yields MIPPIASRFVAGTSASGALDHVSECNEAGMGGILNLLGEHYHEPEPAAEDADEYCRLAAGLADRNLNGTISVKPSQIGIDVGPDVFTENFERIVEAAAAEDVFVWCDMEDHTTTDTTLDAVEATARDHPNGVGVAIQANLTRTRDDLERLADVPAAVRLVKGAYDEPSSVALDSKAAVDEAYEDHLEFLFREFDQGIAVGSHDTKMLKTAVDLHKEYGTPFEIQMLMGVREDAQRELAEKGYEVNQYVPYGDKWMQYFYRRVRERKENALFALRAVVGV; encoded by the coding sequence ATGATTCCCCCGATCGCAAGCCGGTTCGTCGCCGGCACGTCCGCATCCGGTGCACTGGATCACGTTTCGGAGTGTAACGAAGCAGGCATGGGCGGCATCCTGAACCTGCTCGGCGAACACTATCACGAGCCCGAACCTGCGGCCGAGGACGCCGACGAATACTGCCGTCTCGCCGCGGGTCTGGCCGACCGCAATCTGAACGGGACCATCTCGGTCAAACCCTCCCAGATCGGGATCGACGTCGGTCCGGACGTCTTCACGGAGAACTTCGAACGAATCGTCGAGGCCGCGGCGGCCGAAGACGTGTTCGTCTGGTGTGACATGGAAGACCACACGACGACCGACACGACACTCGACGCCGTCGAAGCGACGGCCCGCGACCACCCGAACGGCGTCGGCGTCGCGATTCAGGCCAACCTCACGCGGACGCGCGACGACCTCGAACGACTCGCCGACGTTCCCGCAGCGGTCCGTCTGGTCAAGGGCGCGTACGACGAACCGTCGTCGGTCGCTCTCGATTCGAAAGCGGCCGTCGACGAGGCCTACGAGGACCACCTCGAGTTCCTGTTCCGGGAATTCGATCAGGGTATCGCGGTCGGAAGCCACGACACGAAGATGCTCAAGACCGCAGTCGACCTCCACAAGGAGTACGGAACGCCGTTCGAGATCCAGATGCTCATGGGCGTTCGCGAGGACGCCCAGCGCGAACTCGCCGAGAAGGGCTACGAGGTCAATCAGTACGTTCCCTACGGCGACAAGTGGATGCAGTACTTCTACCGTCGCGTCCGCGAACGGAAGGAGAACGCGCTGTTCGCCCTCCGCGCCGTCGTCGGTGTGTGA
- a CDS encoding acyl-CoA dehydrogenase family protein translates to MLDFVDLEADLDQEERMIRDTAREFVAEHVRPAIGEHFENGTFPKEVIPKMGDLGFYAPNLEGYGSPNVSETAYGLLMQELEACDSGLRSMASVQGALVMYPIHAYGSEAQKEEWLPKLGEGEAVGCFGLTEPEHGSNPSAMETRAEEDGDGYVLNGSKTWITNSPIADVAVVWARDQSDPDTPVRGFLVETDRDGVSTNKITEKLSLRASITGEIGLNDVSVPEENVLPGVSGMKGPLSCLTQARYGIAWGAVGAARDCFEEARQYAQDRDQFGGPIGRFQLQQRKLAEMGTQITLAQLLAYRLAELKERGEMRPQHVSMAKRNNVRTARDQARIAREMLGGNGITTDYSPMRHMANMETVYTYEGTHDIHTLVLGEEFTGIPAYQ, encoded by the coding sequence ATGCTGGATTTCGTCGATCTCGAGGCGGATTTGGACCAGGAAGAGCGCATGATCCGCGATACGGCCCGGGAGTTCGTCGCGGAACACGTCAGGCCCGCCATCGGCGAGCACTTCGAGAACGGGACGTTCCCGAAAGAGGTCATCCCGAAGATGGGCGACCTCGGCTTCTACGCCCCCAACCTCGAGGGATACGGTTCGCCGAACGTCTCCGAAACGGCCTACGGACTCCTCATGCAGGAACTCGAGGCCTGCGACTCGGGGCTGCGGTCGATGGCGTCGGTCCAGGGTGCACTCGTCATGTATCCGATCCACGCCTACGGGAGCGAGGCCCAGAAGGAGGAGTGGCTGCCGAAACTCGGCGAGGGCGAGGCCGTCGGCTGTTTCGGGCTCACGGAACCCGAACACGGCTCGAACCCGTCGGCGATGGAGACCCGTGCAGAGGAGGACGGCGACGGCTACGTCCTCAACGGCTCGAAGACCTGGATCACCAACTCGCCGATCGCGGACGTCGCGGTCGTCTGGGCGCGCGACCAGTCGGATCCCGACACCCCCGTCAGAGGCTTCCTCGTCGAGACGGACCGCGACGGCGTCTCGACGAACAAGATCACCGAGAAGCTCTCCCTGCGGGCCTCGATCACGGGCGAGATCGGCCTCAACGACGTCTCCGTCCCCGAGGAGAACGTCCTACCCGGCGTCTCCGGCATGAAGGGGCCGCTGTCCTGTCTCACGCAGGCCCGCTACGGCATCGCCTGGGGCGCCGTCGGCGCCGCCCGCGACTGCTTCGAGGAGGCCCGCCAGTACGCACAGGACCGCGACCAGTTCGGCGGCCCGATCGGACGCTTCCAGCTCCAGCAGCGCAAGCTCGCGGAGATGGGAACCCAGATCACGCTGGCCCAGTTGCTCGCCTACCGCCTGGCGGAACTCAAGGAGCGCGGCGAGATGCGGCCCCAACACGTCTCGATGGCCAAGCGCAACAACGTCCGAACGGCTCGCGACCAGGCCAGAATCGCCCGCGAGATGCTCGGCGGTAACGGCATCACGACCGACTACTCGCCGATGCGCCACATGGCCAACATGGAGACGGTCTACACGTACGAGGGCACCCACGACATCCACACGCTCGTCCTCGGCGAGGAGTTCACGGGTATCCCGGCCTACCAGTAA
- a CDS encoding IclR family transcriptional regulator, with protein METDEGDETDAGVSTTRKTFAILEALAETDGLTITELTRQTGLSKSTVYRHLATLTDMGYVVERDGEHSIGFRLLEISERARNREAGYAAAKRAVFELGQETGERAVFTVEERGEAVYIHRYGSRSNTLIGERRPLHSLASGKAILAEWDDDAVARFVDEKGLEAITDNTITDPGELRAELERIRERGYAVNDQEHMDGLRGVAVPVYTPDDDLLGALSVFGPTSRFKDATVHEELPARLRDRADEIRVTLAYG; from the coding sequence ATGGAGACGGACGAGGGAGACGAAACCGACGCGGGCGTCTCGACTACGCGAAAGACGTTCGCGATCCTCGAGGCGCTCGCGGAAACGGACGGGCTCACGATCACGGAACTCACCCGCCAAACGGGACTGAGCAAGAGCACCGTCTACCGCCATCTCGCGACGCTGACCGACATGGGATACGTCGTCGAACGCGACGGCGAGCACTCCATCGGCTTCCGACTGCTCGAGATCAGCGAGCGGGCACGCAACCGAGAGGCGGGCTACGCGGCCGCGAAACGGGCGGTGTTCGAACTCGGTCAGGAGACCGGCGAGCGAGCGGTCTTCACCGTCGAAGAGCGCGGCGAGGCCGTCTACATTCACCGATACGGCAGCCGCTCGAACACGTTGATCGGCGAACGGCGGCCGCTGCACTCGCTAGCGTCGGGGAAGGCGATCCTCGCGGAGTGGGACGACGACGCGGTCGCCCGGTTCGTCGACGAGAAGGGTCTCGAGGCGATCACGGACAACACCATCACCGACCCCGGTGAGCTCCGCGCCGAACTCGAGCGGATCCGAGAGCGCGGCTACGCCGTGAACGATCAGGAACACATGGACGGCCTCCGGGGCGTCGCCGTCCCCGTCTACACGCCCGACGACGACCTGCTCGGCGCGCTTAGCGTGTTCGGACCGACGAGTCGATTCAAAGACGCGACCGTCCACGAGGAACTTCCGGCCCGACTCCGAGACAGGGCCGACGAGATCCGCGTGACGCTCGCCTACGGCTGA
- a CDS encoding thiolase family protein, which translates to MSDRQPVIIAAVRTPQGKHGGVFAETGSEELSVPLVDEMLERTGLSGDDVDDVRWGCAKQVNEQSNNIARVIALLSELGEGVPGTTIDRLCASSAEAIMSASDAIRAGQRDVIVAGGVENMSRNERRKGIDSYDGIAEQYDAAGLAMGQTAEKVAREYDISREEQDAYGARSQQRAVEATEAGKFDDEIVPIETEDGTVTEDEGLRPGTTTEKIADLPPAFEEDGTVTAANASQVSDGAAGVLVTSRAFAEENDLEIAAEIEDHNVAGVDPTIMGIGPVPAVRGIWERNGRSAEDYDLVELNEAFASQTIYCRDELGFDDETFNVNGGAIAIGHPLGASGARLPVTLIHELRRRGGGLGLSTMCVGYGQGAAIEFTVD; encoded by the coding sequence ATGAGCGACCGACAGCCAGTCATCATTGCGGCAGTCAGGACCCCGCAGGGGAAACACGGTGGCGTCTTCGCCGAAACCGGCAGCGAGGAGCTCTCGGTGCCGCTCGTCGACGAAATGCTCGAGCGAACCGGCCTCTCCGGCGACGACGTCGACGACGTCCGCTGGGGGTGTGCCAAGCAGGTCAACGAGCAGAGCAACAACATCGCCCGCGTCATCGCCCTCCTCTCGGAGCTCGGCGAGGGCGTTCCCGGCACGACCATCGACCGCCTCTGTGCCTCCTCCGCGGAGGCGATCATGAGCGCCAGCGACGCGATCCGCGCGGGCCAGCGCGACGTGATCGTCGCCGGCGGCGTCGAGAACATGTCTCGCAACGAGCGCCGGAAGGGGATCGACTCCTACGACGGCATCGCCGAGCAGTACGACGCCGCCGGCCTCGCGATGGGCCAGACCGCCGAAAAGGTCGCCCGCGAGTACGACATCTCCCGCGAGGAACAGGACGCATACGGCGCCCGCAGCCAGCAACGGGCCGTCGAGGCCACCGAGGCGGGGAAATTCGACGACGAGATCGTCCCCATCGAAACCGAGGACGGCACCGTCACCGAAGACGAGGGCCTTCGTCCCGGCACCACGACAGAGAAGATCGCCGACCTCCCGCCGGCGTTCGAGGAAGACGGCACCGTCACCGCCGCCAACGCCTCGCAGGTCTCCGACGGTGCCGCGGGCGTTCTCGTCACCAGCCGCGCGTTCGCCGAGGAGAACGACCTCGAGATCGCGGCCGAAATCGAGGACCACAACGTCGCGGGCGTCGACCCGACGATCATGGGCATCGGCCCGGTCCCCGCGGTGCGGGGCATCTGGGAGCGCAACGGCCGCTCGGCCGAGGACTACGACCTCGTCGAACTCAACGAGGCCTTCGCCAGTCAGACGATCTACTGCCGCGACGAACTCGGCTTCGACGACGAGACGTTCAACGTCAACGGCGGTGCCATCGCTATCGGTCACCCGCTGGGTGCGTCGGGCGCCCGCCTCCCCGTTACGCTGATCCACGAACTCCGGCGCCGCGGCGGCGGTCTCGGGCTCTCGACGATGTGTGTCGGCTACGGACAGGGAGCGGCGATCGAATTTACCGTCGACTGA
- a CDS encoding helix-turn-helix domain-containing protein, producing the protein MSSTSPTTTTTGTADGTRLTLEIWHPDCWGLQATEAVDAGLLVHTVHRTVEDAVKGHFTVYADTTDQLDEFVAFADESPLTHSTVELGQRPTGTAPNPGNATRELFVEYEPEHSISDALVSHGFIHDASVRVEGGVEHWPVFVAGDRDEIRARLEAIRTETDAEISISRVATPDGGPSETADRTDRLTPRQREAFELACERNYYAWPREISTRELADELDISKTTLLEHLRKAEAKLLNPDDA; encoded by the coding sequence ATGAGCAGCACCAGTCCGACGACGACTACGACAGGGACCGCGGACGGCACACGACTCACGCTCGAGATCTGGCATCCGGATTGCTGGGGCTTGCAGGCGACCGAGGCGGTCGACGCCGGCCTGCTCGTCCACACCGTCCATCGAACCGTCGAGGATGCGGTCAAGGGTCACTTCACCGTCTACGCCGACACGACGGACCAACTCGACGAGTTCGTCGCGTTCGCAGACGAGTCACCGCTGACGCACTCGACGGTCGAACTCGGACAGCGACCGACCGGCACGGCACCGAACCCGGGGAACGCGACCCGCGAACTGTTCGTCGAGTACGAGCCCGAACACAGCATCAGCGACGCGCTCGTCTCCCACGGCTTCATCCACGACGCGTCGGTGCGCGTCGAAGGCGGCGTCGAACACTGGCCCGTCTTCGTCGCCGGCGACCGCGACGAGATCCGGGCCCGACTCGAGGCCATCCGCACCGAGACCGATGCGGAGATCTCGATCAGCCGAGTCGCCACGCCCGACGGCGGCCCGTCGGAGACCGCCGACCGGACCGATCGTCTCACGCCGCGCCAGCGCGAAGCGTTCGAACTCGCCTGCGAGCGAAACTACTACGCCTGGCCCCGCGAGATCAGTACGCGCGAACTCGCGGACGAACTCGACATCTCGAAGACCACGCTACTCGAGCACCTTCGGAAGGCGGAAGCGAAATTGCTCAATCCCGACGACGCCTGA
- a CDS encoding acyl-CoA dehydrogenase family protein — translation MAFTLSDEHEAIREAVREFGENEMAPVAEEHDREHEYPEELREKAAEYDFVAPNIPIEYGGAGMDKLSTTIVTEELWRADPGIGSAVGSAGFGSDMIIEFGDEWMKEEWLPKIANGETASCSMISEPAHGSNVAGIETVAEEDGDEYVLNGNKMWITNGTVADVGVLMAKTSPDEGHRGITAFLVEMDRDGIKTEKITNKLGIRASDLAEVVIDDVRVPEENVIGEVDKGFYQLMEFFASGRTSVAAQAVGAAQGALDAAVEYANEREQFDQKIKEFQAIQHKIAEMATKVEAARSLTYRAASQVERNNQDVAAQYSSMAKLFASEISVEVADEGVQVHGGSGYVTDYPAERYYRDARITKIYEGTSEIQKNIIADQIF, via the coding sequence ATGGCATTTACGCTGTCCGACGAACACGAGGCCATTCGCGAGGCCGTTCGCGAGTTCGGGGAAAACGAGATGGCACCGGTCGCGGAGGAGCACGACCGGGAGCACGAGTATCCCGAGGAGCTTCGCGAGAAGGCCGCTGAATACGACTTCGTCGCGCCGAACATTCCGATCGAGTACGGCGGTGCGGGGATGGACAAGCTCTCGACGACGATCGTCACCGAGGAGCTCTGGCGCGCGGATCCGGGGATCGGCTCGGCCGTCGGCAGCGCCGGTTTCGGCTCGGACATGATCATCGAGTTCGGCGACGAGTGGATGAAAGAGGAGTGGCTCCCGAAGATCGCTAACGGGGAGACCGCCTCCTGTTCCATGATCTCCGAGCCCGCCCACGGCTCGAACGTCGCCGGCATCGAGACGGTCGCGGAGGAAGACGGCGACGAGTACGTCCTGAACGGCAACAAGATGTGGATCACCAACGGGACCGTCGCCGACGTCGGCGTCCTGATGGCCAAGACCAGTCCCGACGAGGGCCACCGCGGTATCACCGCGTTCCTCGTCGAGATGGACCGCGACGGCATCAAGACCGAGAAGATCACCAACAAGCTGGGCATCCGCGCCTCCGACCTCGCGGAGGTCGTCATCGACGACGTCCGCGTCCCCGAGGAGAACGTCATCGGCGAGGTCGACAAGGGCTTCTACCAACTGATGGAGTTCTTCGCCTCCGGTCGCACCAGCGTCGCCGCGCAGGCCGTCGGCGCCGCGCAAGGGGCCCTCGACGCCGCCGTCGAGTACGCCAACGAGCGCGAGCAGTTCGACCAGAAGATCAAGGAGTTCCAGGCCATCCAGCACAAGATCGCCGAGATGGCCACCAAGGTCGAGGCCGCCCGCTCGCTGACCTACCGCGCCGCCAGCCAGGTCGAACGGAACAACCAGGACGTCGCCGCGCAGTACTCGAGCATGGCGAAGCTGTTCGCGAGCGAGATCTCCGTCGAGGTCGCCGACGAGGGCGTGCAGGTCCACGGCGGCTCGGGCTACGTCACGGACTACCCCGCCGAACGGTACTACCGCGACGCCCGCATCACGAAGATCTACGAGGGCACCAGCGAGATCCAGAAGAACATCATCGCCGACCAGATCTTCTGA
- a CDS encoding aldehyde dehydrogenase family protein, with product MSQQTTAQPDRHYINGEWTDGNGDETFESENPATGETLRTFHRGTEADVDEALEAAEEAQEEWRDLSYIDRAEYLWDIYHELRERTDELGEIVTKECGKEISEGKADVVEAAHMVEWAAGNARHPHGDVVPSEIGSKDAYMRRKPRGVVGCITPWNFPVAIPFWHMAVSLVEGNTVVWKPAEQTPWCGQIIAEMFEESGIPDGVFNMVQGFGDAGASIVDDPRVDTVLFTGSAEVGQEVARSVAEQPGKLAACEMGGKNAVVISDEADLDTAVHSAVMSSFKTTGQRCVSSERLIVHEDVYDEFKERFVEIAENLAVGDPLAEDTFMGPLVEGEHKEKVLEYNELARNEDVNVLVDRDELDDEEIPDDHEDGHWIGPFVYEADPDADLRCTQEEVFGPHVALMKYSGDIEDGVEIHNDTEYGLAGAIISENYREINYYRDNAEVGLAYGNLPCIGAEVHLPFGGVNKSGNGYPSGREVIEAVTERTAWTLNNSKDIEMAQGLSADITTDDD from the coding sequence ATGAGTCAGCAGACGACAGCCCAGCCTGACCGGCACTACATCAACGGTGAGTGGACCGATGGGAACGGCGACGAGACCTTCGAAAGCGAGAACCCGGCGACCGGCGAAACGCTGCGGACCTTCCACCGCGGGACCGAGGCCGACGTCGACGAGGCCCTCGAGGCCGCGGAAGAAGCACAGGAGGAGTGGCGCGACCTGTCGTACATCGACCGCGCGGAGTACCTCTGGGACATCTACCACGAGCTGCGCGAGCGGACGGACGAACTCGGGGAGATCGTCACCAAGGAGTGCGGCAAGGAGATCTCCGAGGGCAAGGCCGACGTCGTCGAGGCCGCCCATATGGTCGAGTGGGCCGCCGGCAACGCCCGTCACCCCCACGGTGACGTGGTGCCGAGCGAGATCGGGAGCAAGGACGCCTACATGCGTCGCAAACCCCGCGGCGTCGTCGGCTGTATCACGCCGTGGAACTTCCCCGTCGCGATCCCCTTCTGGCACATGGCCGTCTCGCTGGTCGAAGGGAACACGGTCGTCTGGAAGCCCGCCGAGCAGACGCCGTGGTGCGGCCAGATCATCGCCGAGATGTTCGAGGAGAGCGGCATCCCGGACGGCGTGTTCAACATGGTGCAGGGCTTCGGCGACGCCGGGGCCTCGATCGTCGACGATCCGCGCGTCGACACCGTCCTCTTCACCGGCTCGGCCGAGGTCGGCCAGGAGGTCGCTCGGTCCGTCGCCGAACAGCCCGGGAAGCTCGCGGCCTGCGAGATGGGCGGCAAGAACGCGGTCGTCATCAGCGACGAGGCCGACCTCGACACGGCCGTCCACTCGGCCGTGATGAGTTCGTTCAAGACCACCGGCCAGCGCTGCGTCTCGAGCGAACGGCTGATCGTCCACGAGGACGTCTACGATGAGTTCAAAGAGCGATTCGTCGAGATCGCCGAGAACCTCGCCGTCGGCGATCCGCTGGCTGAGGACACCTTCATGGGCCCGCTCGTCGAGGGCGAGCACAAGGAGAAGGTCCTCGAGTACAACGAACTCGCCCGAAACGAGGACGTGAACGTCCTCGTCGACCGCGACGAACTGGACGACGAGGAGATTCCGGACGACCACGAGGACGGCCACTGGATCGGACCGTTCGTCTACGAGGCCGACCCGGACGCGGACCTCCGCTGCACGCAGGAGGAGGTCTTCGGTCCTCACGTCGCGCTCATGAAGTACTCGGGTGACATCGAGGACGGCGTCGAGATCCACAACGATACCGAGTACGGGCTCGCGGGAGCGATCATCTCCGAGAACTACCGCGAGATCAACTACTACCGCGATAACGCCGAAGTCGGGCTCGCGTACGGCAACCTGCCGTGCATCGGTGCGGAAGTGCACCTGCCGTTCGGCGGCGTCAACAAGTCCGGGAACGGTTACCCGAGCGGTCGCGAAGTGATCGAAGCCGTCACCGAACGCACCGCCTGGACACTGAACAACTCGAAGGACATCGAGATGGCCCAGGGGCTGTCCGCTGACATCACGACCGACGATGACTGA
- a CDS encoding IclR family transcriptional regulator — MSDTGPRSVKTTKTSLELVRAIRDSDGATLSDLAGQLELAKSTVHNHLHTLVEEGFLVREGDTYHVGLQFLPFGKHARDRNPRYVTARRRVYALAEKTGNEADFIVEENGRAYSLEYAIGESSRRGLSESGPFRAGNRFYMHNCASGKAMLASMPESRVREIIERWGLPATTDRTVTDETALFDELEAIRSRGYAINNEELIEGYRSIGAAVTSPDGEVVGAFSIGGPTYRMAVDESTSEEIGHLLRDEIEALEAELF; from the coding sequence ATGTCGGATACCGGTCCACGCTCGGTCAAGACGACGAAAACGTCGCTCGAGCTCGTGCGCGCGATCCGCGACAGCGACGGTGCCACGTTGAGCGACCTGGCCGGCCAACTCGAGCTGGCGAAGAGTACCGTTCACAACCACCTCCACACGCTGGTCGAGGAGGGGTTTCTCGTTCGGGAGGGCGACACCTACCACGTCGGGCTCCAGTTTCTCCCGTTCGGTAAGCACGCGCGCGACCGAAATCCGCGGTACGTGACGGCCCGGCGGCGGGTCTACGCCCTCGCGGAGAAGACGGGCAACGAGGCCGACTTCATCGTCGAGGAAAACGGACGCGCGTACTCCCTCGAGTACGCCATCGGCGAGTCGAGCCGCCGGGGACTGTCGGAGTCGGGCCCCTTCCGTGCGGGTAATCGGTTTTACATGCACAACTGCGCCTCGGGCAAGGCCATGCTGGCGTCGATGCCCGAATCGCGCGTTCGGGAGATCATCGAGCGCTGGGGACTTCCGGCCACGACCGATCGAACCGTCACCGACGAGACGGCGCTGTTCGACGAACTCGAGGCGATCCGGTCTCGCGGGTACGCGATCAACAACGAAGAACTGATCGAGGGGTATCGATCCATCGGCGCGGCGGTGACGAGTCCGGACGGCGAGGTCGTCGGCGCGTTCTCGATCGGCGGCCCGACGTACCGCATGGCCGTCGACGAATCGACGAGCGAGGAGATCGGCCACCTGCTGAGAGACGAGATCGAGGCGCTCGAAGCGGAACTATTCTAA
- a CDS encoding DUF3006 domain-containing protein, with product MSTRQQSTRRTVLRTIGSLGLASVATAATASADSDADEPTPPADAGDARSRSATAGCEPADVNQYIATVDRIVDGRYVVLLLEEDGELVDQHVAPRSTLESVDADDILRVVIKDDDLLVAQRLPRRPGRSATDPTPQERFDSLASDDEPA from the coding sequence ATGTCGACGCGACAGCAATCGACGCGACGAACGGTACTCCGAACGATCGGCTCGCTGGGTCTGGCATCGGTCGCCACGGCGGCGACGGCCAGCGCCGACAGCGACGCCGACGAACCGACACCGCCCGCAGACGCAGGCGATGCCCGCTCGAGGTCGGCTACGGCCGGCTGCGAGCCGGCCGACGTGAACCAGTACATCGCGACCGTCGACCGGATCGTCGACGGACGATACGTCGTCCTCTTGCTCGAGGAGGACGGCGAACTCGTCGATCAGCACGTGGCTCCGCGATCGACGCTCGAGTCGGTCGATGCCGACGATATCCTGCGAGTAGTTATCAAGGACGACGACCTCCTCGTGGCACAGCGACTCCCGAGACGACCCGGCCGGAGCGCCACGGACCCGACGCCACAGGAACGATTCGACTCGCTGGCCAGCGACGACGAGCCCGCGTAG